From Flavobacteriales bacterium, the proteins below share one genomic window:
- the rnpA gene encoding ribonuclease P protein component, giving the protein MIDTSYKLGKKQRLCSKKDIEKLFEEGERFFSFPIKVFVLREQEKGQVMVIAPKRNHKHAVDRNRIKRLLREVFRLRGQEILEQNMHIALLYTGRKLPKKDALEKSFEKILEEIQQ; this is encoded by the coding sequence ATGATAGATACTTCTTATAAACTGGGTAAAAAACAGCGACTTTGTTCAAAAAAAGATATAGAAAAACTTTTTGAGGAAGGGGAACGTTTTTTTTCTTTTCCTATAAAGGTTTTTGTACTAAGGGAACAAGAAAAGGGGCAAGTGATGGTCATTGCACCCAAAAGAAATCATAAGCACGCAGTGGATAGAAATCGTATAAAAAGATTACTTAGAGAAGTATTTAGATTGAGAGGGCAAGAAATTTTGGAACAGAACATGCATATTGCCTTGCTCTACACAGGAAGAAAACTTCCGAAAAAAGACGCCTTGGAAAAATCATTTGAAAAAATATTAGAAGAAATTCAACAATGA
- a CDS encoding DUF2723 domain-containing protein, producing MQEFYKKWNNLLGWIVFAIATVVYVSTIEPSASLWDCGEYIATAYKIEIGHPPGAPLFLLIANFFSNFAGGDVTQVAYYVNMMSALSSSFTILFLFWTITHFARRIAEIRSGEKALDKNQIIMILASGAVGSLAYTFSDSFWFSATEGEVYALSSFFSAVVFWAILKWEQNFGKPRNNKWIILIAFMVGLSMGVHMLNLLAVPAIVFVYYFKTAKKITFLNFVLMGILSVAILGFLFGVFIPQVVNISGKIELFMVNGLGAPFNTGTILFFILLIGFIVWIVRFSAKKSLFAHTIALSFAFMLIGFSLFGILVIRSNANTPIDQNNPEDAVGLYSYLQREQYGSTPILTGHQYNSKVVGLEDGNPVYIRDDEKGAYVVKDDRKNTIKKYRSKDIVFFPRMHSSNSDAHIQNYMKWSGSKRDKIPTSGENMTYFWNYQFVHMYWRYFMWNFVGRQNDIQGHGGTENGNWISGIDFIDEMRLGSQDNIAEHQANNKGRNVYFFLPLILGLIGLFYQLKHDDKNTWVIFLLFLFTGLAIMVYVNQHAPQPRERDYAYVGSFYAFAMWIGLGVYGLWDMLKDKVKTPALGHVITVLSLVAVPGIMAAENWDDHDRSGRLTAVASGKNYLDSCGPNAILFTMGDNDTFPLWYLQEVEGYRTDVRVVNLSLFNTDWYINQLKREAYEGKPIPGKMTFEHFKQGTRDFAIYRDILKNKRIPISALNDFIISDDEQSKVPLRSGAKVDFFPTQKVSIPVNKENVKSTGLVPAKDYNKMVDQLDIDINITQLQKKDIAIIDMLSNFNWERPIHFAITISNSSRDFMFLDKYFELAGMTYKLTPIVHNKVGGQMGRIDTDALEKTLLTDSGENPSFHWGDCDKEDIYLDVFNRNMFMNYRNIYSRLAMELIREGKKDRAKVVLDKIAEKTFNANLPHNYFSIGIIQGYYLIGDKENARKHGMDVYNTFRQQLEHINSIPRTNPKRKFNDLELGRARQFSQYMEGMFRQYDPEFLAQN from the coding sequence ATGCAAGAATTTTACAAAAAATGGAATAACCTGTTAGGATGGATCGTATTCGCCATTGCTACAGTAGTTTATGTATCCACAATTGAGCCTTCTGCAAGTCTATGGGACTGCGGAGAGTATATTGCTACGGCTTACAAAATAGAAATTGGTCACCCACCAGGTGCTCCTTTATTTCTTTTAATTGCCAATTTCTTTTCAAATTTTGCTGGAGGCGATGTAACTCAAGTGGCATATTATGTAAATATGATGTCAGCTTTAAGTAGTTCTTTTACCATCTTATTTCTATTTTGGACAATCACCCATTTTGCAAGAAGAATTGCAGAAATCCGTTCGGGAGAAAAAGCTTTAGATAAAAACCAAATCATTATGATTCTTGCCAGTGGAGCCGTAGGTTCTTTGGCTTATACATTTTCAGATTCATTTTGGTTCTCTGCAACAGAAGGTGAGGTATATGCCTTATCATCGTTCTTTTCGGCAGTAGTTTTCTGGGCAATATTAAAATGGGAACAAAACTTCGGGAAACCAAGAAATAATAAATGGATTATCCTCATTGCGTTTATGGTAGGACTTTCTATGGGAGTTCACATGCTAAACCTTTTGGCTGTTCCAGCTATTGTATTTGTCTACTACTTTAAAACTGCAAAAAAAATCACTTTCCTCAATTTTGTTTTGATGGGAATACTTTCTGTAGCTATCTTAGGATTCCTTTTTGGGGTATTTATTCCTCAAGTAGTAAATATCTCGGGTAAAATAGAGCTATTTATGGTAAACGGACTTGGAGCACCATTTAATACAGGAACCATTTTATTCTTCATTTTATTAATCGGATTTATTGTGTGGATAGTGCGTTTTTCTGCCAAGAAAAGCCTTTTTGCTCATACAATTGCATTAAGTTTTGCCTTTATGCTTATTGGTTTTTCTCTTTTCGGAATCTTAGTAATCCGCTCGAATGCCAATACCCCAATTGACCAAAACAATCCTGAAGATGCCGTTGGGCTTTACTCATATCTACAAAGGGAACAATATGGTTCTACTCCTATTCTTACAGGACATCAATACAATTCCAAAGTTGTAGGACTTGAGGATGGAAATCCTGTATATATCCGTGATGACGAAAAAGGAGCGTATGTAGTTAAAGATGATCGTAAAAATACCATTAAAAAATACCGATCAAAAGATATTGTATTCTTCCCAAGAATGCATAGCTCAAACTCCGATGCTCATATTCAAAACTATATGAAGTGGTCGGGCTCTAAAAGAGATAAAATACCTACTTCTGGAGAAAATATGACTTATTTCTGGAATTATCAATTTGTACACATGTACTGGCGTTATTTTATGTGGAATTTCGTTGGTCGTCAAAATGATATTCAAGGACATGGAGGTACTGAAAATGGAAACTGGATTTCAGGAATCGATTTTATTGATGAAATGCGTCTTGGATCTCAAGATAATATCGCAGAACACCAAGCCAATAATAAAGGAAGAAATGTTTATTTCTTCTTACCTCTTATCTTAGGATTAATTGGGCTTTTCTATCAACTCAAACATGATGATAAAAATACTTGGGTAATTTTCCTCCTTTTCCTATTTACAGGACTCGCCATCATGGTATATGTAAACCAACACGCCCCACAGCCAAGAGAACGAGATTATGCCTATGTAGGTTCTTTCTATGCCTTTGCTATGTGGATCGGTTTAGGAGTTTATGGTCTCTGGGATATGCTAAAAGATAAAGTAAAAACGCCTGCATTAGGACATGTAATTACCGTACTTTCTTTAGTAGCTGTTCCAGGAATTATGGCTGCTGAAAACTGGGATGATCATGATCGTTCTGGAAGATTAACCGCCGTAGCATCAGGTAAAAACTATCTAGATTCTTGTGGTCCCAATGCCATTTTATTTACCATGGGAGATAACGATACCTTCCCACTCTGGTACTTGCAAGAAGTGGAAGGATACAGAACGGATGTAAGAGTAGTGAACTTGAGTCTTTTCAATACAGACTGGTATATCAATCAGCTAAAAAGAGAAGCTTATGAAGGGAAACCTATTCCGGGAAAAATGACTTTTGAGCATTTTAAACAAGGTACACGAGACTTTGCCATCTATAGAGATATTCTAAAAAACAAAAGAATTCCGATCTCTGCTTTAAATGACTTTATCATTTCTGATGATGAGCAAAGTAAAGTGCCATTAAGAAGTGGTGCAAAAGTAGATTTCTTCCCTACTCAAAAAGTGAGTATTCCTGTAAACAAAGAAAATGTTAAATCTACAGGTTTAGTTCCTGCAAAAGATTATAACAAAATGGTGGATCAATTGGATATTGATATAAACATAACCCAATTGCAGAAAAAAGATATCGCTATCATTGATATGCTTTCAAACTTCAACTGGGAACGTCCTATTCATTTTGCCATTACAATTAGTAATAGCTCAAGAGACTTTATGTTCCTTGACAAATATTTCGAACTTGCAGGAATGACCTATAAGCTTACGCCAATTGTACACAACAAAGTAGGTGGGCAAATGGGAAGAATAGATACAGATGCCTTAGAAAAAACCTTATTGACAGACTCAGGTGAAAATCCATCTTTCCACTGGGGAGATTGTGACAAAGAAGATATCTATCTAGATGTTTTTAATAGAAATATGTTTATGAACTATAGAAACATCTACTCAAGGCTTGCTATGGAGCTTATCCGTGAAGGAAAGAAAGACCGTGCCAAGGTAGTACTAGATAAAATTGCAGAAAAGACATTTAATGCAAATCTGCCTCATAATTATTTCTCTATTGGAATCATCCAAGGATATTACCTAATTGGAGACAAAGAAAATGCTCGTAAACACGGAATGGATGTTTATAACACCTTCCGCCAGCAATTGGAACACATTAACAGTATTCCAAGAACAAATCCTAAACGTAAATTCAATGATCTTGAATTAGGACGAGCCAGACAGTTTAGTCAATATATGGAAGGAATGTTTAGACAATATGATCCTGAGTTTTTAGCACAAAACTAG
- a CDS encoding penicillin-binding protein activator LpoB, with protein MKRIFTVVFAGLIAMTSLESCNRKVTRVDVEEEIDLSGRWNDTDSRLAAEELTFEAINASWIEDFRDEKGKKPVVIVGLIRNKSHEHIEAETFIKDIEKAFVKHGNVRIVQGGKMRDELRAERADQQTNSSASTMKRFGLETGADYMMQGSIKSIVDSYKNKKVVYYQIDLELTHIQTNEKVWFGDKKIKKFVKR; from the coding sequence ATGAAACGAATTTTCACAGTTGTATTTGCAGGACTTATTGCAATGACTTCATTAGAATCTTGTAATAGAAAAGTAACACGTGTAGATGTAGAAGAAGAAATTGATCTAAGTGGAAGATGGAATGATACAGACTCTAGATTAGCAGCCGAGGAACTTACCTTTGAGGCGATAAACGCCAGCTGGATTGAAGATTTTAGAGACGAAAAAGGGAAAAAACCCGTAGTTATTGTAGGTCTTATTCGCAATAAATCACACGAGCATATTGAAGCAGAAACTTTTATCAAAGACATTGAAAAAGCCTTTGTAAAACATGGAAATGTAAGAATTGTTCAAGGTGGAAAAATGAGAGACGAATTACGTGCAGAACGTGCTGATCAACAAACAAATTCTTCGGCAAGTACCATGAAACGTTTTGGACTAGAAACTGGAGCAGATTATATGATGCAAGGTTCTATCAAGTCTATCGTAGATTCATACAAAAACAAAAAAGTAGTTTATTACCAAATAGATTTAGAATTAACTCATATTCAAACCAATGAAAAAGTTTGGTTTGGAGATAAGAAAATCAAGAAATTCGTGAAGCGATAA
- a CDS encoding Mrp/NBP35 family ATP-binding protein yields MSWKKDQVKANLSAVRVSGSDVDIVSENALRNIVCFGDDVHIDLVISNPTLQAKKKVEADILASLKKEHPNTTLKIKFIVEKPPVEKVPPLRGDKIPGIDNIIAIASGKGGVGKSTLSSNLACSLAKQGYKVGLIDADIFGPSIPIMFDVEREKPHAIDIDGKTKIEPIESYGVKLLSIGFFSDANKAIVWRGPMATKALNQMIHEAHWGELDYLLIDLPPGTSDIHLSLVQSLPVDGAVVVSTPQKIALADAKKGVSMFQMPNINVPILGLVENMAYFTPEELPENRYYIFGMNGVKHLSEDIGVPFLGEIPIMQSIREASDAGRPAVLQNGTEISKAYLKFSEKVVEQTKKRKSELEPTKIVEITNMDGCST; encoded by the coding sequence ATGAGCTGGAAAAAAGACCAAGTAAAAGCCAACCTATCCGCCGTAAGAGTATCGGGTAGCGATGTAGATATCGTATCAGAAAATGCACTTAGAAATATCGTTTGTTTTGGAGACGATGTGCATATCGATTTGGTAATAAGCAACCCAACCTTGCAAGCCAAAAAGAAAGTAGAAGCAGATATTTTAGCATCTTTGAAAAAAGAGCATCCGAATACGACCCTCAAAATAAAATTTATTGTAGAAAAACCGCCTGTTGAAAAGGTTCCACCTCTTAGAGGAGACAAAATTCCAGGAATTGATAATATTATCGCAATTGCCTCTGGAAAAGGAGGAGTTGGAAAATCTACTTTAAGTTCAAACTTAGCATGTTCATTAGCTAAACAAGGCTATAAAGTAGGATTAATAGATGCCGATATTTTTGGACCCTCTATTCCTATTATGTTTGATGTAGAACGAGAAAAGCCTCACGCTATTGATATAGACGGGAAAACCAAAATAGAACCCATAGAAAGTTATGGCGTAAAACTACTTTCTATCGGATTTTTCTCAGATGCCAATAAAGCCATTGTTTGGAGAGGGCCTATGGCTACCAAAGCCTTGAATCAAATGATTCATGAAGCCCATTGGGGAGAACTCGATTATTTATTAATTGATCTTCCTCCAGGAACTTCAGATATTCACCTTTCCTTAGTACAATCACTTCCTGTAGATGGAGCGGTAGTAGTAAGTACCCCACAAAAAATTGCTTTGGCTGATGCCAAAAAAGGAGTTTCTATGTTCCAAATGCCTAATATCAATGTTCCTATCCTAGGATTAGTAGAGAATATGGCATATTTTACCCCAGAAGAATTACCAGAAAATCGTTATTATATTTTCGGAATGAATGGTGTAAAACATCTTTCGGAAGATATTGGCGTTCCATTTTTAGGGGAAATTCCGATTATGCAATCTATCCGTGAAGCCTCAGATGCAGGACGACCTGCAGTATTGCAAAATGGAACAGAGATTTCAAAAGCCTATTTAAAATTTTCAGAAAAAGTTGTAGAACAAACTAAAAAGCGTAAAAGCGAACTAGAACCCACCAAAATCGTAGAAATTACGAATATGGACGGATGCTCTACCTAA
- a CDS encoding NifU family protein — translation MKQETRDNVLKALEEVRPHLQSDGGDISLVDITEEGVVIVELHGSCIGCSVNQVTLKVGVETTIKKYAPEITAVEEISSTKKKRRKKTTKNDA, via the coding sequence ATGAAACAAGAGACGAGAGACAATGTACTAAAAGCACTAGAAGAAGTAAGACCCCATTTACAATCTGATGGAGGTGATATTTCGCTAGTAGATATCACCGAAGAAGGTGTTGTGATTGTAGAACTTCATGGCTCTTGCATAGGGTGTAGCGTGAATCAAGTAACGCTAAAAGTGGGGGTGGAAACCACCATAAAAAAATATGCTCCCGAAATTACCGCTGTGGAAGAAATTTCTTCCACAAAGAAAAAAAGACGCAAAAAAACAACGAAAAATGACGCATAA
- a CDS encoding ABC-F family ATP-binding cassette domain-containing protein, producing the protein MNLLSVENISKSFGERVLFENLSFGIAQSEKVAFVARNGTGKTTLLNLLMGKDSPNTGNIVFRKEIRVGFLEQNSQFPNEKTPMEILLDIDLPQFKTLKTYHHSLKHPEDEKLSQQALDLMQEHQAWDLEAKMEEMLFYLGLKEVAHKPVKNLSGGQIKRMALAEVLLNEPDLLILDEPTNHLDLDMIEWMQNFLLKQSFAILMVTHDRYFLDSVCNVILELEDQTIYRHKGNYSYYLEKKQEREEINAVTLGKAKQVFKKELEWMRRQPKARGTKSKSRIESFKEVKKTVKGQKKERDLQMNIQMERLGSKIIEVHHLRKSFEEKCIVDDFSYTFKKQDRIGIIGKNGVGKTTFLNLLMKLEQLDGGKIVHGETLKIGYYTQKGLQFDPNKRVIEVIKDIADVIPLAKGRKLTAAQLLERFLFPRKMQYDRVEKLSGGERKRLYLLTILMTNPNFLILDEPTNDLDILTLNVLEEFLEEFPGCLLIISHDRYFMDRLVDHLFVFQGVGKIKDFPGNYTDYRVFEEEEKKKAKAEKVPTEKKEHKKQTNRTKKLSYKEQQELKEIEKNLQKFQKEKEHIEAGLSNHDFANDELVEKSKKLHDLNNEIEELEWRWLELQEE; encoded by the coding sequence ATGAACTTATTATCAGTAGAAAATATTAGTAAATCTTTTGGAGAAAGAGTCTTATTTGAAAATCTCAGCTTCGGGATAGCACAAAGCGAGAAAGTTGCCTTTGTTGCCCGAAATGGAACAGGAAAAACGACCCTGCTCAATTTACTGATGGGAAAGGATAGTCCAAACACTGGAAATATTGTTTTTAGAAAAGAAATACGTGTTGGGTTCTTAGAACAAAACAGTCAATTTCCTAATGAGAAAACCCCCATGGAGATTCTTTTGGATATTGATCTTCCTCAATTCAAAACTTTAAAAACCTATCACCACTCCTTAAAACATCCCGAAGATGAAAAACTTTCTCAACAGGCACTTGACCTCATGCAAGAGCATCAAGCATGGGATCTTGAAGCAAAAATGGAAGAAATGCTTTTTTATTTAGGATTAAAAGAAGTAGCACACAAACCTGTAAAAAATCTTTCAGGTGGACAAATAAAGAGAATGGCTCTTGCCGAGGTTTTACTCAACGAACCAGACTTATTGATCCTTGATGAACCTACAAACCACCTAGATTTAGATATGATAGAGTGGATGCAAAATTTTCTACTTAAACAAAGTTTTGCTATCCTCATGGTAACCCACGATCGCTACTTTCTAGACTCGGTTTGTAATGTAATTTTAGAACTAGAAGATCAAACCATTTATAGACATAAAGGAAACTATTCCTATTACTTAGAAAAAAAACAAGAACGCGAAGAAATAAATGCCGTTACACTAGGAAAAGCCAAGCAAGTTTTTAAAAAAGAACTCGAATGGATGCGCCGACAACCCAAAGCTAGAGGTACAAAATCTAAATCGAGGATAGAGTCTTTTAAAGAGGTTAAAAAAACGGTAAAAGGACAGAAAAAAGAACGTGACCTCCAAATGAATATTCAAATGGAGCGACTGGGGAGTAAAATCATCGAAGTTCACCACCTACGAAAGTCTTTTGAGGAAAAGTGCATTGTAGATGACTTTAGTTATACCTTCAAGAAACAAGATCGTATAGGAATTATAGGGAAAAATGGAGTAGGAAAAACCACTTTCCTCAATCTTTTGATGAAGTTAGAACAGCTGGATGGCGGGAAAATTGTGCATGGGGAAACCTTAAAAATAGGATATTACACCCAAAAAGGACTCCAGTTTGACCCCAATAAAAGAGTCATTGAAGTCATTAAAGATATTGCCGATGTCATTCCACTAGCCAAAGGAAGAAAACTTACCGCAGCTCAACTCTTGGAACGCTTTCTTTTTCCAAGAAAAATGCAGTACGACCGTGTAGAAAAACTGAGTGGAGGAGAAAGAAAAAGATTGTATTTACTCACCATTTTAATGACCAACCCGAATTTCTTAATCCTTGATGAACCCACCAACGACCTAGATATCTTAACGCTCAATGTTTTAGAAGAATTTTTGGAGGAGTTCCCTGGATGTTTACTAATTATTTCCCATGATCGATATTTTATGGATCGATTAGTTGATCATCTATTTGTCTTCCAAGGAGTAGGAAAAATAAAAGATTTCCCAGGTAATTACACCGATTACCGAGTTTTTGAAGAAGAAGAAAAGAAAAAAGCAAAAGCTGAAAAAGTTCCAACAGAAAAAAAAGAGCACAAAAAACAAACTAATCGTACCAAAAAACTAAGCTACAAGGAGCAACAAGAACTTAAAGAAATAGAAAAAAATCTTCAGAAATTCCAAAAAGAAAAAGAACATATAGAAGCAGGACTCAGTAATCATGATTTTGCAAATGATGAACTGGTTGAAAAAAGCAAAAAACTACACGACCTCAACAATGAAATAGAAGAGCTAGAGTGGCGTTGGCTGGAGCTTCAGGAAGAGTAA
- a CDS encoding 2-oxoacid:acceptor oxidoreductase subunit alpha, which yields MTHKSSQKVDQVTILFAGDSGDGIQLTGSQFSENTALYGNDLSTFPDFPAEIRAPQGTVSGVSGFQIHFGSIEIFNSGDIADVLVAFNAAALKKNIDRLKKRGILICNTAGFDKKNLRLSEYETSPITDELREAYQVIEIDITKITREALDGFDLSTKDKDRSKNMFVLGFIYWLYNRDLKNTVNFLETKFAKKPVIAESNIKVLKAGYYYGDTVEAIANTYEVNPAKMASGEYRNVMGNQATALGLIAASVKSGLDLFYGGYPITPASDVLHELSKHKNFGIRTFQAEDEIAGICTAIGAAYGGALATTASSGPGIALKGEALGLVHMLELPMVIVNVQRGGPSTGLPTKTEQADLNQAVYGRNGEAPIPIIAAQSPSDCFDAAFQACKIAIEHMTPVMLLTDGYIANGSEPWMFPQTKDLEDIKPPMVSEDQKGQYLPYERDENLVRKWAIPGMEGFEHRVGGLEKDALTGAVSYDSFNHQSMIKTRKEKVDKIKDFIPLQTFETGSEKDDILLVSWGSTFGSIKSALKSEEGQKLSVAHIHLRNLLPFPKNLGELLSHFDKIIVPELNNGQLIHLLRAEYLVDAQGLNKIKGIPFEVQEILSAIKEHLN from the coding sequence ATGACGCATAAGTCAAGCCAAAAGGTAGATCAAGTAACCATACTATTTGCCGGAGATTCAGGTGATGGTATTCAGTTGACAGGAAGTCAATTTTCTGAGAATACCGCCCTATATGGTAACGACCTAAGTACTTTCCCTGATTTTCCTGCCGAAATTCGTGCTCCACAAGGTACGGTTTCAGGAGTGTCAGGTTTTCAAATACACTTCGGGTCAATAGAAATATTTAACTCTGGAGATATTGCAGATGTTTTAGTAGCTTTTAATGCCGCAGCACTCAAAAAGAATATCGACAGACTGAAAAAAAGAGGAATCTTGATTTGCAATACTGCTGGTTTTGACAAAAAGAACCTCCGATTATCAGAGTATGAAACCTCACCAATTACTGATGAACTTAGAGAAGCGTATCAAGTAATTGAAATAGATATTACCAAAATCACCCGTGAAGCTCTTGATGGATTTGATCTAAGCACAAAAGATAAAGACCGATCGAAAAATATGTTCGTTCTTGGGTTTATCTATTGGTTGTATAATAGAGACCTCAAAAATACGGTGAACTTTTTGGAAACAAAATTTGCCAAAAAACCGGTAATCGCAGAATCCAATATCAAAGTACTTAAAGCAGGATATTACTATGGAGATACCGTTGAGGCTATTGCCAATACTTATGAGGTAAATCCTGCCAAAATGGCTTCGGGAGAATACCGAAATGTGATGGGAAACCAAGCTACTGCATTAGGTTTGATTGCCGCTTCTGTAAAATCTGGTCTCGATTTGTTCTACGGAGGTTACCCAATAACCCCAGCTTCCGACGTTTTGCATGAACTTTCTAAACACAAAAATTTTGGAATTAGAACTTTTCAGGCAGAAGATGAAATTGCAGGAATTTGTACCGCCATTGGAGCAGCATACGGAGGAGCATTGGCAACAACAGCCTCTTCGGGTCCTGGAATTGCCTTAAAAGGAGAAGCATTAGGACTCGTTCACATGCTCGAACTTCCTATGGTTATTGTGAATGTTCAAAGAGGTGGGCCCTCTACAGGATTGCCAACAAAAACAGAACAAGCCGACTTAAACCAAGCGGTTTATGGAAGAAATGGAGAAGCTCCCATTCCTATAATCGCCGCTCAATCTCCATCAGATTGTTTTGATGCCGCTTTCCAAGCTTGTAAAATAGCTATTGAGCACATGACTCCTGTTATGCTACTCACAGATGGATATATTGCTAATGGATCGGAACCTTGGATGTTTCCTCAAACAAAAGACTTAGAAGACATCAAACCTCCAATGGTTTCTGAAGACCAAAAAGGACAATATTTACCTTACGAAAGAGATGAAAACTTGGTAAGAAAATGGGCAATCCCAGGTATGGAAGGTTTTGAACACCGAGTAGGAGGACTAGAAAAAGATGCCCTTACAGGAGCCGTTTCTTATGATAGCTTCAATCATCAATCGATGATTAAAACTAGGAAAGAAAAAGTGGATAAAATAAAAGATTTTATTCCGCTTCAAACTTTTGAAACAGGTAGCGAAAAAGATGATATCCTTCTGGTCTCTTGGGGATCAACATTTGGATCTATCAAATCGGCATTAAAATCTGAAGAAGGACAAAAACTTTCTGTGGCACATATTCACCTTAGAAACCTGTTACCTTTCCCAAAAAACTTAGGAGAACTATTAAGCCATTTTGATAAAATCATTGTACCAGAACTTAATAATGGACAATTAATTCATCTTCTAAGAGCAGAATATCTAGTAGATGCCCAAGGGTTGAACAAAATAAAAGGAATTCCTTTTGAGGTTCAAGAAATCCTTTCGGCAATAAAAGAACATTTGAACTAG
- a CDS encoding S41 family peptidase: MMKKKWKIFLLLPALSLIMMAFQDPYFEIVKNLEIFTKVYQELQKSYVDELSPGEMMQTGMDAMMKDLDPYTVYIPETKVEEFRIQSTGSFAGVGMQVFEREKNIYIGNIIENSPAHEQGLKIGDQILALDGEKLNNKTPEEIDEKLKGQAGSEIEVSYQRFGHSKTQKIGLKRREIVLKSIPYYGWVGESIAYVDLTKFDRACGAHFQSALEELKAEKTMQGVIIDLRGNPGGLLIEAVRICNLFLPNNKIVVSTRGKDKSAYQEFKTSKNPWDEKIPVVVLIDESSASASEIVSGTLQDYDRAVILGTRSFGKGLVQKTVQMPYNSQLKVTIAKYYTPSGRCIQAIDYGKKTANGSRKKLPDHLRTAFKTANGRTVYDGGGVDPDLIVEKDSFPESLGGLVYDYFLFDFITEYSQKVENKPSIEDFKVDDALFEKFQEYVAQKEFSYTTQLGEQIKEIEKSLEKEGILKENIAHLEALKVGNIKNEKNTFKEEKIKIKRLLLNDISNRWYFASGRSQLLLKEDNMVQAAIRVLKDNKEYADYLKASK, encoded by the coding sequence ATGATGAAAAAAAAATGGAAAATATTCTTGCTTTTGCCTGCATTATCATTAATCATGATGGCATTTCAAGATCCTTATTTTGAGATTGTAAAAAACCTTGAAATCTTTACCAAAGTTTATCAAGAACTACAAAAATCTTATGTAGATGAACTTTCGCCTGGAGAAATGATGCAAACAGGAATGGATGCCATGATGAAAGACCTAGATCCTTATACGGTGTATATTCCAGAAACAAAGGTAGAGGAATTTAGAATACAATCCACGGGAAGTTTTGCAGGTGTGGGAATGCAAGTTTTTGAAAGGGAAAAAAACATTTATATAGGGAATATTATAGAAAATTCTCCTGCACATGAACAGGGACTCAAGATCGGAGATCAAATTTTGGCTTTAGATGGAGAAAAACTAAACAATAAAACACCCGAGGAGATTGATGAAAAGCTCAAAGGACAAGCGGGTTCAGAGATTGAGGTAAGTTACCAACGTTTTGGTCATTCAAAGACACAAAAAATTGGACTTAAAAGACGGGAAATTGTACTTAAAAGTATTCCTTACTACGGCTGGGTAGGTGAATCGATCGCTTATGTTGATTTAACAAAATTTGATCGTGCTTGCGGGGCTCATTTTCAAAGTGCTTTGGAAGAGCTCAAAGCAGAAAAAACTATGCAAGGTGTCATTATAGACCTTAGAGGAAATCCAGGAGGTTTATTGATAGAGGCTGTGAGAATTTGTAATCTTTTTCTACCTAATAATAAAATTGTGGTGAGCACCAGAGGAAAAGACAAGAGTGCTTATCAAGAATTTAAAACAAGTAAAAACCCTTGGGATGAAAAAATCCCAGTTGTTGTCTTAATTGACGAAAGCTCGGCATCGGCATCAGAAATTGTATCAGGAACTTTGCAGGATTATGATCGGGCAGTCATACTCGGAACTCGAAGTTTTGGGAAAGGGCTTGTTCAGAAAACTGTCCAAATGCCGTATAATTCTCAACTCAAAGTGACTATTGCTAAATATTATACGCCTAGTGGAAGGTGTATTCAAGCCATTGATTATGGTAAAAAGACGGCAAACGGCAGTAGGAAAAAACTCCCAGATCACCTTAGAACCGCATTTAAAACAGCTAATGGTAGAACGGTTTATGATGGTGGAGGTGTAGATCCTGATTTGATTGTAGAAAAAGATAGTTTCCCAGAATCTTTAGGTGGTTTGGTGTATGATTATTTCCTTTTCGATTTTATTACAGAATATTCTCAAAAAGTGGAAAACAAACCATCAATTGAGGATTTTAAGGTAGATGATGCTTTATTTGAAAAGTTTCAAGAGTATGTAGCTCAAAAAGAGTTTTCTTATACCACTCAGTTAGGGGAGCAAATAAAAGAAATAGAAAAAAGTCTGGAAAAAGAAGGTATTCTAAAAGAGAATATCGCTCACCTAGAGGCATTGAAGGTGGGGAATATTAAGAATGAAAAAAACACTTTTAAGGAAGAGAAAATCAAAATTAAAAGACTTTTATTAAATGATATTAGTAACCGATGGTATTTTGCATCGGGAAGATCTCAGCTATTGCTGAAAGAAGATAATATGGTTCAAGCGGCAATTCGTGTTTTGAAAGACAATAAGGAATACGCAGATTATTTGAAGGCAAGTAAATAG